The Elaeis guineensis isolate ETL-2024a chromosome 5, EG11, whole genome shotgun sequence DNA segment ACCGTGGTGACGATGGCGGCGGCGATGGTGACGGCACCTGGAAGTTCTCGTCGGAGAAGGACGAGGTGGACTCCGTATTCGGCGACGAGGAAGGTAGCCTCGCCGGGTTTGCGGAAGGCGGCGAGGATCCCGCCGGATCGGAAGCGGCCGCTGGAGCCGGCCTGAAGGGCGGCGATCCCTGGTCGACCCAGGATTCCATTTTGGAGAAGAAAGGGGGTATATTTGACGAGATCGATCGGGAGTTTGCATCGAAGGAGGAGCTAGGAGGAGCTAGAGAGAATGAGTGGGAGACGGCTGAGGGGTATAAGCCGTGGACGTTGGGGGAAGAGGAAGATAAGGTGAATTTTTTTGACACTGAAGGAGAAAAAGAGCTGGGGCTTGAAGGGATTGAGGATGGTGGGATTGAAGATTTGGAGAAGGAGCGCATTGAGGAGCAGAAGCAGTTGGAGAAGAAAGAGCAAGAACTCTTAGCTACACTGAAAGGTAACAAAGATACAAATTTTTTGCTGCTTTTGGATCAAGTTGGGAAATCTAAACTTCCCCCCTTCTGTATTGTGCTGAAATTTCGTGGTTGCTATGGGTCACTATTTTTCTGGTTTGTGTGTGATTAGAAGTTTGGTACTAAAACGAATTCTTATGGAATTCATTGGTGACTGTTCTATGTTGAAATTGCATGACGTGAACTGTATTATGATTGGTCTGTCAAGGTTAGAAATAGAGGAGGGAAACATAGTGCCTGGTGCTCGAAAAATTGGGTCATGGTGAATGACATCCAACTTATGTGTGGTTGGGAACCTTAATTGGTGGTTTTGGAATGAGTGATATCAGGTTTATACCGACTCATATTATGTCTAATGGCCTTCCAAAGGCACTTGACGTCCATGATGGATGCAGAGTAAGTTTTTTATTTGGTCGATGGTAGGAAATCATTTATACATTTGGTACAACAGTCTCATTGAGTGGATATGCTTTTGCTATTTAGGGCTGTACATTTCACAATGGAGCCTTTCCATTAAGAGATTGATTTGAGTTGAGTTATGAAATATCATTAGACAAGTTGTAGACATTGTTGTTGGCTTCCATTcctcatcatcctcatcttcttttcTATCTTCATGTTCTTGTTTCTTTGTTGCATTCCTTTAGACTCTTTTATCTTAGTCTTGAAATGCAGTAGCACATGACCTAGCACTCAGTTTTCCTGAAATTGAATATTACTCCTATGACAGTGTATTAGCACAACACACAACCATCATATGTAGTTTGTTTGACAACTTGTGGAAAAGGAGTGGCTACTTGGGTTTAGCTCTCTAGTGTAGCTTGGCTCCTCAGATCAGGTGGACAAATGAGGAAGGGTGCTTGGATTGGATAGCTGCAGAAGATCTTATAGCCTAGTAGAGTGATAAGACCAACTAGTGGAGTTATAGATGCTATGGGATTGCCCCTAAGGAGAGTTAAGGCATCGGGAAATTTAGGAGCTCACATTGGCATTTATCTAGAATTCAAGGGTTCCCTTATTCACTCAGGGAGGACAGGAGGCTTGGGATGGAAGCCCTGTAGGCTTCACTCAGACATTCTGCAGCTTAAatgcattttattttatttttattttttatgtttcacCTAAGAAGACATCGCACTGGGATGTGAATTCCTATTTGCCCACCTCATGACAATTAAATGACCATTCATGTTTTCTTTTCTGTCtatctttcttcttttgtttgttctGTATCCTTTTATAACTGAACCATTCCATTtctcattggaaaaggaattaaaCTATTTTCTTGCATTTTAGTTTCAACTGCTGCAGTTTTAATTCTTACTTTTTGGCCATCATGCTGGAAACTTCCTTTaacttcattatttatttttagaagttGTGTTTTGGCAGGCGATGTTCAAACATGTTTCTAAAATGATTTATTCCTGAActgggtgttttttttttttaaaaaaaaaaggttcaaaTTGTTCATTGCGCCTCATCCATTCTCCACTTGTTGATTGTCCAAACTATAATTTGTTGTTGCTTTCCCAATCTCTGATTTCGATGGTGCAATTCAAATTTCAATTCCGCTGGCTGTCTCTTGAACTTTGTTGCCAAACATTTGAATTTTGTTTTGAGTCAGAAGTGGGGCATGgactacaaaaatttttaaagcatAGACATGGTTTCAGAAatatctatttaatttttttaaaaaaaagagattttgaTTTAAAGCATCCTGCATAATTCACTTGCAGATTTGATTGCATCGAGATCCAAACTAATGCTTTCTTGGGATTCCATTATTATAAGTGCAGGTCCAAATCGGGCATTTGGGGATCTAATTGCGGCATCAGGAATTACAGAAGATATGATTGATAGCTTGATTCTTCTAAAGGATGTCAGAGGTATCAAAGGATTGCCTCCTCTACATGAAATAGAAGACAAAGCCATAGCAAGAATGAATGCAACATCTACAAGAGCTGAAATTGAGCGAAAGAAGCAAGAGGAAATTGCAAAAGCACGGGTTAGACAGGTTGACGAAAAAGAAAGGGCTTATGGAACTGGAAGAAGGAAATGCAGTGTAGCTCGTGTATGGATTCAACCTGGCCATGGGAAGTTTATCGTCAATGACAAGCAATTTGATGCATACTTCCCAATTCTTGACCATCGAGCTGAGCTTCTTCGTCCATTTACTGTGACGGAGACTTTGGGTCTTTGGGACATAAATTGCACTGTGAAAGGCGGTGGTGTCTCAGGTAAGCACTGTGTCTTACATTTTCGAATGCTGTCACATGCCTTAATTAGCAATCACTCCTGTACCTGCTTGGATGACATGAACCTTCTGTTTAGCTTGATGAGACTTCATTCCTTGTTTGTGTTATATAGCATTTTGCTTCTGGTTGCTGATTCTGTAAGGCATCATTATAACATGATTAGATGAATTGCTTCATGATAAGACAACTTTTTGTATGGAGTAACAAGATCATGTGAAAGACATGCTGTTGTAATTTGGCTGGAGAAGAAACTATTATCCTCTCTCTTATTTGAGCATGCATTTGATCTAGCTACATATTGCAGGTCAGGTGGGAGCTATCCGCTTGGGAATTAGCAGGGCGCTGCAAAACTGGGAACCAGGGCTTCGGCCATACCTTAAAGcaggtaaaattttaaaaagcaaCATTCATGTAGAATATCTTGTACCTGTTATTTGGATAACTAAGCTGATTCTTCAAGATTTTAAGGTTGCCGTTGCCCTCTTTCTACTTGtgtctttgataaattttttagaaaacctgttatatttatatattgatATTGATCGCTCCAGTCCCTGTGACTGATTTTAATTTAGCCAATAGTAGAGCTAGCACTATAATTTAACTAATGTTTCTTTTTCTATTAATTGCTGAATGCTGACATGGCATCTTTTGCATCAATCTAGCTGGGTACTTGATGAGGGATCCACGTGTTGTTGAAAGGAAAAAGCCTGGAAAGGCAAAAGCAAGAAAGAGCTTCCAATGGGTCAAGAGATAACAGGTACCATTGTTTTATAACTTTTATGTAGTGGTCATGTCCTGCATCACTTGAAGTTTGAAGGCACTTACCCTGAATGTCATGTACAGCTTTCAGTTTGGCAGCTTCTTCTCAACCAGTTCACCTCACCAATACCAAGCCTTGCGAATGTTATATTTGTGGGTGATTTTGGTGTACGTACCCAAAAGTCCTTGTCGTATGAGCCAGCCGTGATGATTAAGTCAAAATGTGGAGAACCAAGTTTCATGCCTGTCCTGGCACGCACATGCCTGCTACTATTTTGGAGCCTTGATCTGCTACTTAAGAACATTAATCTTTGCGACAATGCGACCATGATGGGCAATTGTAATGGTGTCAGAATGTCTGTTCCTGGTTCTCAGGCCTATCATCCATCTCCCGTACTTAAAAAGTTGATTGAGAGATtccattctttttattttctgtttGAAACTTCATCTGTTAAGTTTCTATTATTTGAACATTGGCGATTGGGCCGCTTTGAATCATGTTGCCTTTTATCTGGGTCCAATAAAGCGGCTATGAGCAATGTTGTGGTCACAACATTGAAGCACGTGAATCACCGTCCTAAAGCTAATGACGCTGCTGCTGGTTGATTTCCAATGGTTCTTGGACCTTACTGAAAGTAACATCCTTACGCTGCTGCTGGTTGATTTCCAATGGTTCTTGGACCTTACTGAAACTAACGTCCTCTTGCCACATGCTTTTCGTGCTACTGTCTTTAGATGCCCCATCTGAACATCTGAAGTCTCACTGCAAATGTAATCACCTCTGAATAACTTTTTTTGACGAAAATTTAGTTCTTTGATGATGGTGGGTTTATTCTTTAGTCAAACCGCATGGTTTATTTTTGCGCGCCGCTAAATTAACAAGTCTCGGAACGGTTGCAGTTCTGGAACTTTGTTATGCAGAAAAGGAtgttcaaaaataataattttatttaaaataaaaaaattaataaaaaatatttaattaagtttaaatttaaaagtaGTTATTAATTTaagttttaaataaattattttttatttaaaatataatttaaaaataattattcaaataggattaaatgatctaattatttttgaatggatagttatttttatataaaatttatttaaaaaattatttttaaattaaaaataaaattgcagatttattttaaattttttattaaaaaataaattaataaaattttaataattattgagAGATGGAGTTGCTCTAATGCCTGCCGATCTTTTATCATCTTGAACTCCAAACCCcaaaagggaagagagagaacatTGCTGAGCCGTGATTTTTGTATTCCAACTTTGGACCGCGCGACGCATATTTTGTACCGCAAAAGACTGTTTTGCACCGTGGAGGATTGTGCATGCTTGTCAATTATTTCAAAAGCGGAAGCGGATGGGTATCACCCATCTCTCGACTACCATATTTGCCATGTCACCTCTGTTTGGTATAAGAATTCAATGAGGGCACATCTTCACCTCCGTTTGGTATGAGAATTCCATGGGGGCACATCTCCATTTCCGAGATGGACCACATGTCGTACATCCAAGTATGTCTTTATTTCAATGCAAAAGACGTACTGTTTGTTGAGGATACGGGGGCAGAATTCTAGTAATATGACAAATCCAATCCTAATATACTAAAAGCACTGCTGCTACtctgaaaaaaatcaaaattgcaATAGGATTCATGAGGTCACGGAGTTAGCTCCATTTCAAAGCCATAAAGTTGGTAGGTGATCACCGACTAGTGTGGATGAagttgataaaattatcatttgcATTATGATgattctatataataataattttaaattatttttattttttaaatcaccaTCCAACTCAAAGGATGGTCCTCAAAGTCAAATACTGAGACCATCCATTCATCCTAAAATAAAGATTCCAATTGGAATTTAGGAATAGAAATATCCTTCCctaatatattatattgatatgatacaacttatatctataatatatatttattataatatattattcatcatattatagtcatattattattaaattataattttaaattataatagaaacatattattgtactttatatttctattatgaaattatatatttcttctatttatcttattttttagtcaaaataaattttagtatcaaaataataatatattataaatacaaataaaaatattaattctatcataataattaatatattgataaaaatattaataattttattataatatatttttatatgattgataaatatattttgtggGATATAATAAAGATAGTTTCGGTATTATATGaatcatgattttatatttttatagaacTAGTTTTGAGTCCACGTGTTGCGTATGGGGTCCTATGATAAATAATTGAtcatttgttaaaaaaaattatgaataacaaTATAATGATCATTCAAATTTTTAgtatcaataataaaaaaaattataatttaatttaatacatataaATGGGCTCCAATGTCATTCT contains these protein-coding regions:
- the LOC105044406 gene encoding small ribosomal subunit protein uS9m, which produces MLSRLISRPLHLRFLTLTLASSPHPLPPSSTSLPPLPLPPPGLPIGEPNPGFFSRSLRAFSTNRGDDGGGDGDGTWKFSSEKDEVDSVFGDEEGSLAGFAEGGEDPAGSEAAAGAGLKGGDPWSTQDSILEKKGGIFDEIDREFASKEELGGARENEWETAEGYKPWTLGEEEDKVNFFDTEGEKELGLEGIEDGGIEDLEKERIEEQKQLEKKEQELLATLKGPNRAFGDLIAASGITEDMIDSLILLKDVRGIKGLPPLHEIEDKAIARMNATSTRAEIERKKQEEIAKARVRQVDEKERAYGTGRRKCSVARVWIQPGHGKFIVNDKQFDAYFPILDHRAELLRPFTVTETLGLWDINCTVKGGGVSGQVGAIRLGISRALQNWEPGLRPYLKAAGYLMRDPRVVERKKPGKAKARKSFQWVKR